A single region of the Bacteroides luhongzhouii genome encodes:
- a CDS encoding DUF4943 family protein: protein MKKTLLMLWMAVCLIVSFTGCTSEEMDYNNPDVALFVKQLKSGTYKMKNEKGVVEVPHFTEEDIPELLKYAEDLTIIPSFPSVYNMNNGKIRLGECMLWVIESIRQGTPPSLGCKMVLANAENYEAIYFLTDEEVLDAAACYRNWWEERQYPKTRWTIDPCYDEPLCGSGYRWW, encoded by the coding sequence ATGAAAAAAACACTACTAATGCTGTGGATGGCTGTTTGCCTCATCGTATCTTTTACAGGATGCACCAGCGAAGAAATGGATTATAACAATCCGGATGTTGCCCTTTTTGTGAAACAATTGAAGTCGGGTACGTACAAGATGAAGAATGAAAAAGGGGTGGTGGAGGTTCCTCATTTCACGGAAGAGGACATCCCCGAACTTTTAAAATATGCAGAAGATCTGACTATTATTCCTTCTTTTCCGTCAGTTTATAATATGAACAACGGTAAAATTCGGTTGGGTGAGTGTATGCTTTGGGTGATTGAGTCTATCCGTCAGGGCACACCTCCGTCATTAGGTTGCAAAATGGTATTGGCGAATGCTGAAAATTATGAAGCAATCTATTTCCTGACTGATGAGGAAGTGCTCGATGCGGCCGCTTGTTATCGTAATTGGTGGGAAGAACGCCAATATCCGAAAACAAGATGGACGATCGATCCGTGCTACGATGAGCCGCTTTGTGGATCAGGTTATCGTTGGTGGTAA
- a CDS encoding porin family protein gives MKKENDEITDLFRTRLADAGMSVRDGFWEELSQEIPVACQHRRRILLFRVAAAASVLLVLAASSATFLYFSPKEEMEEAFTKIAVTNGGQMDGDGIRVNQLPLPVEPVLPKPAPKSYGMLSQYTEEEDSLSITFSMSFSFSATTSTGNGNRYGNQGNNGYWQAINGDTESSVAPEEQSNVNVAQPKAMKKHRWAMKVQVGTALPADNGTYKMPVSAGVTVERKLNESLAIETGLLYSNLRSAGQHLHYLGIPVKVNVTLVDTKKIDLYATVGGIVDKCIAGAPDNSFKEEPIQLAVTAGIGINYKINDRLAVFAEPGVSRHFKTDSKLATVRTKRPTNFNLLCGLRMTY, from the coding sequence ATGAAGAAAGAAAATGATGAAATAACCGATCTGTTTCGCACGCGTCTCGCTGATGCAGGGATGAGTGTACGGGATGGCTTTTGGGAAGAGCTCTCGCAGGAAATACCTGTGGCTTGCCAGCATCGTCGTCGGATTCTGCTCTTCCGTGTGGCGGCTGCGGCATCTGTATTGCTCGTTTTGGCGGCCTCGTCGGCTACTTTCTTGTATTTCTCTCCCAAAGAAGAAATGGAAGAAGCATTTACAAAGATAGCCGTGACAAATGGAGGACAGATGGATGGAGATGGAATACGCGTCAATCAGTTACCGTTGCCGGTAGAACCGGTGTTGCCGAAACCGGCTCCAAAGTCTTACGGTATGCTGTCACAATACACAGAGGAGGAAGATTCGCTTTCTATCACTTTCTCCATGTCGTTTTCTTTTTCTGCCACCACTTCTACAGGAAATGGCAACCGATATGGTAATCAAGGGAATAACGGCTATTGGCAGGCAATAAACGGTGATACGGAATCATCTGTTGCTCCGGAAGAACAATCGAATGTGAATGTGGCTCAACCTAAAGCTATGAAAAAGCATCGCTGGGCGATGAAAGTTCAGGTAGGCACGGCGCTTCCGGCTGATAATGGTACGTATAAAATGCCGGTTTCCGCAGGGGTAACGGTAGAACGTAAGTTAAACGAATCTCTCGCAATAGAAACCGGATTACTTTATTCAAACCTTCGTTCGGCAGGACAGCATTTGCACTATCTGGGTATCCCCGTTAAAGTAAATGTGACACTGGTAGATACGAAGAAAATAGACCTTTACGCTACCGTAGGAGGAATAGTCGATAAATGTATCGCCGGTGCGCCGGACAACAGTTTTAAAGAAGAACCTATCCAACTGGCAGTGACTGCCGGTATTGGAATCAATTATAAGATTAATGACCGACTTGCTGTTTTTGCCGAACCCGGAGTTTCGCGTCATTTCAAGACAGATTCGAAACTGGCTACGGTACGAACGAAACGGCCGACTAATTTTAATTTACTTTGCGGACTTCGCATGACGTATTAA
- a CDS encoding RNA polymerase sigma factor yields the protein MENEIELIKGCRAGKDSARKELYTLYSKQMLAVCFRYTGDMDAAHDVLHDGFIKIFTNFSFRGESSLCTWITRVMVTQSLDFLRREKRVSQLVVHEEQLPDIPDISDSGGGAGISEEQLMAFIAELPDGCRTVFNLYVFEEKSHKEIAKMLHIKEHSSTSQLHRAKYLLAKRIKEYRNHEERK from the coding sequence TTGGAAAACGAGATAGAACTGATAAAGGGCTGTCGGGCAGGAAAGGATTCAGCCCGAAAGGAACTTTACACCCTCTATTCCAAACAGATGCTGGCGGTATGTTTCCGCTATACGGGCGATATGGATGCGGCGCACGATGTACTGCATGACGGTTTCATCAAGATTTTTACCAACTTCTCGTTCCGGGGCGAGTCTTCGCTCTGTACATGGATCACCCGGGTGATGGTTACTCAATCACTCGATTTCCTGCGGCGGGAGAAACGAGTCAGCCAGTTGGTAGTGCATGAAGAGCAGCTTCCCGATATACCGGATATATCGGACTCGGGAGGAGGGGCTGGAATCTCCGAAGAGCAATTGATGGCTTTTATTGCCGAATTGCCGGATGGTTGCCGAACTGTTTTCAACCTTTATGTGTTTGAAGAGAAATCGCACAAGGAGATAGCCAAGATGCTTCACATTAAAGAACATTCGTCTACTTCGCAGTTGCACCGGGCCAAGTATTTGTTAGCAAAAAGAATTAAAGAGTATAGGAATCATGAAGAAAGAAAATGA
- the nadC gene encoding carboxylating nicotinate-nucleotide diphosphorylase, protein MNKEKELIDKLIDLAFAEDIGDGDHTTLSCIPATAMGKSKLLIKEAGVLAGIEVAKEIFNRFDPTMKVEVFINDGTEVKPGDVAMVVEGKVQSLLQTERLMLNVMQRMSGIATMTRKYAKVLEGTNTRVLDTRKTTPGMRILEKMAVKIGGGVNHRIGLFDMILLKDNHVDFAGGIDKAITRAKEYCKEKGKDLKIEIEVRSFDELQQVLDLGGVDRIMFDNFTPEMTKKAVEMVAGKYETESSGGITFDTLRDYAECGVDFISVGALTHSVKGLDMSFKAC, encoded by the coding sequence ATGAATAAGGAAAAAGAACTGATCGACAAGTTGATCGATCTTGCTTTTGCAGAAGATATAGGTGATGGCGATCATACCACCCTTTCATGTATTCCCGCTACGGCAATGGGAAAATCAAAATTGCTTATCAAAGAAGCCGGCGTATTGGCAGGTATCGAAGTAGCCAAAGAAATCTTCAACCGCTTCGACCCCACCATGAAAGTGGAAGTGTTTATCAACGACGGAACAGAAGTGAAACCGGGCGATGTAGCAATGGTAGTGGAAGGAAAAGTGCAATCTTTGCTTCAAACCGAACGCCTGATGTTGAACGTGATGCAGCGTATGAGCGGCATCGCAACCATGACCCGCAAATATGCAAAGGTATTGGAAGGAACAAATACCCGTGTGCTCGACACCCGTAAGACAACTCCCGGTATGCGCATCCTCGAAAAAATGGCAGTGAAAATCGGTGGTGGAGTAAACCATCGTATTGGTTTGTTCGATATGATTCTTCTGAAAGACAACCACGTAGACTTTGCCGGAGGTATCGACAAAGCCATCACTCGCGCTAAAGAATATTGCAAGGAAAAAGGCAAAGACCTGAAAATAGAAATAGAAGTCCGCAGCTTCGACGAACTGCAACAAGTTCTTGACCTCGGCGGAGTGGATCGTATCATGTTTGATAACTTCACTCCCGAAATGACTAAGAAAGCAGTGGAGATGGTAGCAGGCAAATACGAAACCGAATCTTCGGGCGGCATTACCTTTGACACCCTCCGTGACTATGCCGAATGTGGCGTAGACTTCATCTCGGTAGGAGCTTTGACTCATTCAGTGAAAGGACTGGATATGAGTTTCAAAGCGTGCTGA
- a CDS encoding DUF4783 domain-containing protein, whose amino-acid sequence MNKRVLVGMTALLLSLSLLMAQEIPAGVITAFKRGSSQELSKYMGDKVNLVLQGRSTNVDKQKATAMMQEFFTKNKVSGFNVNHQGKRDESSFVIGTLATTNGNFRVNCFLKKVQNQYLIHQIRIDKINE is encoded by the coding sequence ATGAACAAACGAGTGCTCGTAGGAATGACCGCATTGCTTCTTTCCCTCTCGTTGCTAATGGCGCAAGAGATACCGGCAGGAGTGATTACGGCATTTAAAAGAGGAAGCTCGCAAGAGCTAAGTAAGTATATGGGGGACAAGGTAAACCTGGTGCTCCAAGGTCGCTCGACAAACGTTGACAAACAGAAAGCAACAGCTATGATGCAGGAATTCTTTACGAAGAATAAAGTCAGCGGATTTAACGTGAACCATCAGGGAAAACGAGACGAATCAAGTTTCGTTATCGGTACGTTGGCTACTACTAATGGAAACTTTCGTGTGAATTGCTTCCTTAAGAAAGTGCAGAATCAATATTTAATACATCAAATAAGAATTGACAAGATCAATGAATAA
- the rlmH gene encoding 23S rRNA (pseudouridine(1915)-N(3))-methyltransferase RlmH: MKTTLLVVGRTVEQHYITAINDYIQRTKRYITFDMEVIPELKNTKSLSMEVQKEKEGELILKALQPGDVVVLLDEHGKEMRSLEFAEYMKRKMNTVNKRLVFIIGGPYGFSEKVYQAAHEKISMSKMTFSHQMIRLIFVEQIYRAMTILNGGPYHHE, from the coding sequence ATGAAAACAACCCTGCTCGTCGTAGGACGAACCGTAGAACAACACTATATCACTGCCATCAACGACTATATCCAGCGTACCAAACGCTATATCACTTTTGACATGGAAGTGATTCCCGAACTGAAAAACACGAAGAGTCTTTCAATGGAAGTACAGAAAGAAAAGGAAGGAGAACTGATACTGAAAGCTCTTCAACCGGGTGACGTCGTGGTGCTGCTCGATGAGCACGGGAAAGAAATGCGTTCTCTTGAGTTTGCCGAATATATGAAGCGGAAAATGAATACGGTGAATAAACGATTGGTGTTCATTATCGGAGGCCCTTATGGCTTTTCAGAAAAAGTGTATCAGGCAGCACACGAAAAGATTTCAATGTCGAAGATGACTTTTTCTCATCAAATGATTCGACTGATATTCGTGGAGCAGATTTATCGGGCAATGACAATATTAAATGGAGGACCATATCATCACGAATAA
- a CDS encoding HD domain-containing protein — MTHHVPAELQSYVRKHIIPQYAHFDKAHQVDHVEKVIEESLKLATHYEVDYSMVYVIAAYHDLGLYEGREFHHIASGKVLLADETLRRWFTEEQLLQMKEAIEDHRASNKQVPRTIYGMIVAEADRIIDPEITLRRTVQYGLSHYPEMDKEGQYARFRKHLTDKYAEGGYLKLWIPQSDNAGRLAELRNLIANEGKLIKVFDKLYSDELG, encoded by the coding sequence ATGACTCATCATGTGCCCGCTGAATTACAAAGCTATGTTCGCAAACATATTATCCCTCAATATGCCCACTTTGATAAAGCGCATCAAGTCGATCATGTAGAAAAGGTGATTGAGGAAAGTCTGAAATTAGCGACGCATTATGAAGTCGATTATTCGATGGTTTACGTCATTGCAGCTTATCACGATTTGGGATTGTATGAAGGGCGTGAGTTTCATCATATAGCCTCCGGTAAAGTTTTGTTAGCTGATGAAACTTTACGTCGTTGGTTTACCGAAGAACAACTGTTGCAAATGAAAGAAGCGATAGAAGATCATCGGGCCTCTAATAAACAAGTTCCCAGAACAATTTATGGAATGATTGTTGCCGAGGCCGACCGAATTATAGATCCCGAAATCACCTTGCGTCGTACCGTTCAATATGGGCTATCCCATTATCCGGAAATGGATAAAGAGGGGCAATATGCCCGCTTCCGGAAACATCTTACTGATAAATATGCAGAAGGAGGGTATCTGAAACTATGGATACCTCAATCGGATAACGCAGGTCGGTTGGCGGAACTTCGTAATTTGATTGCTAATGAGGGGAAACTGATTAAGGTATTTGATAAGTTATATTCTGATGAATTGGGATAG
- the queF gene encoding preQ(1) synthase: MTELKDQLSLLGRKTEYKQDYAPEVLEAFDNKHPENDYWVRFNCPEFTSLCPITGQPDFAEIRISYIPDIKMVESKSLKLYLFSFRSHGAFHEDCVNIIMKDLIRLMNPKYIEVTGIFTPRGGISIYPYANYGRPGTKFEQMAEHRLMNRE, encoded by the coding sequence ATGACAGAATTAAAAGACCAACTTTCTTTATTAGGAAGAAAGACCGAGTATAAGCAAGATTATGCTCCTGAAGTATTGGAAGCTTTTGATAATAAGCATCCTGAAAATGACTATTGGGTACGTTTTAACTGCCCGGAATTTACAAGTCTGTGTCCTATCACAGGGCAACCGGATTTTGCCGAAATACGTATCAGCTACATTCCTGATATAAAAATGGTAGAAAGTAAGAGTTTGAAACTCTATCTTTTCAGTTTCCGCAGTCATGGTGCTTTTCATGAAGATTGTGTGAACATCATAATGAAAGATCTTATCCGATTGATGAATCCCAAATATATTGAAGTAACAGGTATCTTTACTCCCCGTGGTGGTATTTCTATCTATCCGTACGCCAACTACGGTCGTCCGGGAACAAAATTCGAGCAGATGGCGGAACACCGTTTGATGAATCGTGAATAG
- the queC gene encoding 7-cyano-7-deazaguanine synthase QueC, which translates to MNREAALVVFSGGQDSTTCLFWAKRNFKKVYALSFLYGQKHQKEVELAREIARKAEVEFDVMDVSFIGQLGHNSLTDTTMVMDQEKPADSVPNTFVPGRNLFFLSIAAVYARERGINHLVTGVSQTDFSGYPDCRDAFIKSLNVTLNLAMDEQFVIHTPLMWIDKAETWALADKLGVLELIRTETLTCYNGVQGDGCGHCPACTLRREGLEKYLKSKNQ; encoded by the coding sequence ATGAATAGAGAAGCAGCGTTGGTTGTGTTTAGTGGTGGACAGGATTCTACCACTTGCCTGTTTTGGGCAAAACGCAACTTTAAAAAAGTATATGCCTTGAGCTTTCTGTACGGTCAGAAGCATCAGAAAGAAGTGGAACTTGCGCGGGAGATAGCCCGGAAAGCGGAAGTGGAATTTGATGTGATGGATGTTTCCTTTATCGGACAGTTAGGCCATAATTCATTGACCGATACTACCATGGTGATGGATCAGGAAAAGCCGGCAGATAGTGTTCCCAATACATTTGTTCCGGGACGTAACCTGTTCTTTTTGAGTATTGCGGCTGTATATGCCCGTGAACGTGGTATTAATCATTTGGTAACGGGAGTTTCCCAAACGGATTTCAGCGGTTATCCCGATTGTAGGGATGCGTTTATCAAGTCTCTTAATGTGACTCTCAATCTGGCCATGGATGAACAGTTTGTGATTCACACCCCTTTGATGTGGATTGATAAAGCAGAGACATGGGCGTTAGCCGACAAACTGGGAGTGTTGGAACTGATTCGTACCGAGACTTTGACATGCTATAATGGTGTTCAAGGAGATGGCTGCGGACATTGCCCGGCTTGTACATTGCGTCGGGAAGGATTGGAGAAGTATTTAAAAAGTAAGAATCAATAA
- a CDS encoding queuosine precursor transporter, whose translation MKEKVSVPFMLLGILFNVCLIAANLLETKVIQIGSLTVTAGLLVFPISYIINDCIAEVWGFKKARLIIWSGFAMNFFVVALGLIAVAIPAAPFWEGEEHFDFVFGMAPRIVAASLMAFLVGSFLNAYVMSRMKVASQGRNFSARAIWSTVVGETADSLIFFPIAFGGVIAWKELLIMMGIQIVLKSLYEVIILPVTIRVVKAIKKIDGSDVYDTDISYNVLKVKDI comes from the coding sequence ATGAAAGAAAAAGTATCTGTACCCTTTATGCTGCTGGGTATCCTCTTTAATGTTTGCCTCATTGCAGCTAATCTTCTTGAAACGAAAGTAATCCAGATCGGTAGTTTGACCGTGACAGCCGGATTATTGGTTTTTCCTATTTCTTATATTATAAATGACTGTATCGCCGAGGTTTGGGGATTCAAGAAAGCGCGCCTTATCATTTGGAGTGGTTTTGCCATGAACTTCTTCGTGGTTGCTCTTGGATTGATAGCTGTTGCCATTCCGGCTGCTCCTTTTTGGGAAGGCGAAGAACATTTTGATTTTGTGTTCGGTATGGCTCCCCGTATTGTGGCTGCCAGTCTGATGGCCTTTTTGGTAGGCTCGTTTCTCAATGCGTATGTGATGAGTAGAATGAAAGTAGCCAGTCAGGGACGTAACTTTTCAGCCCGTGCCATTTGGTCGACTGTGGTGGGTGAGACTGCCGATTCATTGATTTTCTTCCCGATAGCTTTTGGAGGTGTCATTGCCTGGAAAGAACTGCTTATCATGATGGGGATTCAGATTGTACTGAAATCTCTGTATGAGGTTATAATCCTCCCGGTGACGATCCGTGTGGTGAAAGCAATCAAGAAAATAGACGGTAGCGATGTTTACGACACGGACATCTCTTATAACGTATTGAAAGTCAAAGATATTTAA
- a CDS encoding RNA polymerase sigma factor yields the protein MEKVDFTKGILAIQPDLHRFAYKLTADRESANDLVQDCLLQALDNQEKFTYSKNLKGWMYTLMRNIFVNNYRRTVREMNLIDDSYSINQQHLIEDEDADRFEFTYDMKQLYRVIHSIPEEMKVPFQMFVAGFKYREIAEKLGLPMGTVKSRLFFIRKRLKEELKDFSS from the coding sequence ATGGAAAAAGTAGACTTTACGAAAGGAATATTAGCGATACAACCGGATTTGCATCGCTTCGCATATAAATTGACGGCAGATCGCGAATCTGCCAATGATTTGGTTCAGGATTGTTTGTTGCAGGCATTAGATAATCAGGAGAAGTTTACGTATAGCAAAAATCTGAAAGGGTGGATGTATACGCTAATGCGTAATATTTTCGTGAACAACTACCGTCGCACGGTTCGCGAAATGAACCTGATTGATGATAGCTATTCCATCAATCAACAACATCTGATAGAAGATGAGGATGCTGACAGATTCGAATTTACATATGATATGAAACAGTTGTACCGGGTGATACATTCCATACCGGAAGAGATGAAAGTGCCTTTTCAGATGTTTGTAGCCGGATTTAAGTATAGAGAAATTGCTGAGAAATTAGGATTGCCGATGGGGACGGTGAAGAGCCGTTTGTTTTTCATCCGTAAGCGGTTGAAAGAGGAACTGAAAGATTTCTCCTCCTGA